One stretch of Priestia megaterium DNA includes these proteins:
- a CDS encoding Hsp20/alpha crystallin family protein, with translation MDFDKLMQWMEFAKKYQTNDFWNGVFDQTAFNEFMKENMDMNAPDSYQAPQASKSNFPPVDIYVTPHEIIIIADLPGYLKENLHVSVSGSRLLLKGSPHPLITGQPVVQERPSGDFNRIVELPEPTDAHHLRAKFENGLLILSYHRQFFQEERIHIE, from the coding sequence ATGGACTTTGATAAACTTATGCAGTGGATGGAATTTGCTAAAAAATATCAAACAAATGATTTTTGGAACGGTGTTTTTGATCAAACTGCTTTTAACGAATTTATGAAAGAAAATATGGATATGAATGCTCCTGATTCATATCAGGCACCTCAGGCTTCTAAAAGTAATTTTCCACCTGTCGACATTTACGTTACCCCACATGAAATCATTATTATCGCTGACTTGCCCGGCTATCTAAAAGAAAATTTGCACGTTTCTGTTTCAGGCAGCCGGCTTCTATTAAAAGGCTCACCGCACCCTCTTATCACAGGACAGCCGGTTGTACAAGAACGACCTTCTGGAGACTTTAACCGAATTGTTGAATTGCCAGAGCCTACGGATGCGCATCATCTGCGGGCGAAATTTGAAAATGGACTGCTTATTCTTTCTTATCACAGGCAGTTTTTCCAAGAAGAACGTATTCACATTGAATAA
- a CDS encoding PadR family transcriptional regulator codes for MKENQTKYAILGLLTTECRTGYEIKQLMDRSLNHFWKISYGQIYPTLQKLVNDELATVNSVAQTDKPDKKEYVITTKGKEVLQDWLREPIKQLPSERNELLLKLFFSSQQEKQLTISQLKNAQQKLTERYHMYCGIEDSISNSPSPDRTYWLITLDYGKRTTCASIEWCKDTINKLYDEEAHNL; via the coding sequence ATGAAGGAAAATCAAACAAAATATGCAATTTTAGGACTGCTTACTACTGAATGCAGAACTGGTTATGAAATTAAGCAGTTAATGGATCGAAGTTTAAATCATTTTTGGAAAATCAGTTATGGCCAAATTTATCCCACTTTACAAAAGCTTGTGAATGATGAACTAGCAACGGTCAATTCCGTTGCTCAAACTGATAAACCAGATAAAAAAGAGTATGTAATAACAACTAAAGGAAAAGAAGTTCTGCAAGATTGGCTGCGTGAACCTATTAAGCAGCTCCCTTCAGAAAGAAATGAACTTTTGTTAAAACTCTTTTTTAGTAGTCAGCAAGAAAAGCAGCTCACAATTTCGCAGTTAAAAAACGCTCAGCAGAAATTAACTGAACGTTATCACATGTATTGCGGAATAGAAGACAGCATTTCTAACAGCCCTTCTCCTGACCGAACGTATTGGCTTATTACCCTAGACTACGGTAAACGAACAACGTGTGCTTCGATAGAATGGTGCAAAGATACGATTAATAAATTATATGATGAGGAGGCGCATAATTTATGA
- a CDS encoding DUF4188 domain-containing protein, protein MIHSNRVMAKPGQDLVVFVIGMRINKWTAVHKWFPVFKAMPPMIRELYANKNLGFLSLQGSFNLRTITLIQYWESVDQLTSYAKGPQHLKAWNSFYKQASKTNAVGIYHETYAISAGNYESVYVNMPSFGLAKALGSETITKHTQTAKKRLNVKKPL, encoded by the coding sequence ATGATTCATTCCAATCGTGTGATGGCTAAGCCCGGTCAGGATTTGGTCGTCTTTGTTATAGGAATGCGTATTAATAAATGGACAGCCGTACACAAATGGTTCCCTGTATTTAAAGCAATGCCTCCTATGATTCGCGAATTGTATGCAAATAAAAACCTTGGCTTTTTATCTTTGCAAGGATCTTTTAATTTAAGAACTATCACGCTGATTCAATATTGGGAGTCAGTTGATCAATTAACCTCCTATGCCAAAGGCCCTCAGCACTTAAAAGCTTGGAACTCTTTTTATAAACAGGCTTCAAAAACGAATGCAGTTGGCATTTATCATGAAACGTACGCCATTTCTGCAGGAAATTACGAATCAGTATATGTGAATATGCCTTCGTTCGGCTTAGCTAAAGCGCTTGGATCTGAAACCATAACAAAGCATACTCAAACTGCCAAAAAACGATTGAATGTTAAAAAGCCGCTTTAA
- a CDS encoding SAM-dependent methyltransferase, which yields MSLAEKKLGIDRVVFIGRTFEEYRAMFNLNEKRLKGKKVLDCASGACSFTAHALQQGTAATSCDIAYKFTAEELEKKGSLDLIHTMNQMQHVQEQYVWKYFSSIDDLTEHRKRALKDCIAHMKKNPEAYQYGALPNLPFQKNEFDLTLCANFLFMYSDRLDYAFHLEALKELIRVTKEEVRLFPLTNLSGKISTYLPQLLEEIAPLVKGTEIADVPYEFQKGANQMLKIYV from the coding sequence TTGAGTTTAGCAGAGAAAAAGTTAGGAATTGACCGAGTTGTTTTTATCGGCAGAACGTTTGAAGAGTATAGAGCTATGTTTAATTTGAATGAAAAGCGTTTAAAAGGAAAAAAAGTGTTAGATTGTGCTAGCGGAGCCTGTTCTTTTACTGCTCATGCCTTGCAGCAAGGTACGGCGGCTACTAGCTGTGATATTGCCTATAAATTTACGGCAGAAGAGCTTGAAAAGAAGGGAAGCCTGGATTTAATTCATACGATGAATCAAATGCAGCACGTACAGGAGCAGTATGTGTGGAAGTATTTTTCGTCTATTGATGATTTAACTGAACATCGAAAAAGAGCATTAAAAGATTGTATCGCTCATATGAAAAAGAACCCCGAAGCCTATCAGTACGGAGCACTTCCTAATCTGCCGTTTCAAAAGAACGAATTTGATTTAACGCTTTGTGCAAACTTTTTATTTATGTACAGCGACCGGTTAGATTATGCGTTTCATTTAGAGGCTTTAAAAGAACTGATACGCGTTACAAAAGAGGAAGTACGTTTGTTTCCTTTAACGAATTTGAGCGGCAAGATTTCTACCTATTTGCCGCAGCTGTTAGAAGAGATTGCGCCTCTAGTAAAAGGAACAGAAATAGCAGACGTCCCGTATGAATTTCAAAAAGGTGCCAATCAAATGCTGAAAATATATGTATAA
- a CDS encoding DUF3147 family protein has protein sequence MYSIIKILMSALIIAGVTEMAKRFPTYGGIVAALPIVSLLSIVWLSVQGEKKEVVSQFTLGVLYGLPSTILLLAVVYICLKNSLHLFMSLSIGVMCWGMFLVLQKMVIKLINT, from the coding sequence ATGTATAGTATCATCAAAATTTTAATGTCGGCTCTTATTATTGCAGGGGTAACAGAAATGGCCAAAAGATTTCCGACATACGGTGGAATTGTGGCTGCCCTTCCAATTGTGAGCTTACTAAGTATTGTATGGTTATCCGTGCAAGGAGAAAAAAAGGAAGTGGTCAGTCAGTTTACGCTCGGCGTTCTTTATGGACTGCCAAGCACTATTTTACTACTTGCTGTCGTCTATATTTGTTTAAAAAACTCCCTTCATTTGTTTATGAGTTTATCGATAGGAGTTATGTGTTGGGGCATGTTTTTAGTGCTTCAAAAGATGGTGATTAAACTAATTAATACATAA
- a CDS encoding MarR family winged helix-turn-helix transcriptional regulator, translating to MKVEELNSYWTSIYYHLHYTHQEKITHQTIRLLQHIDKSSSVGIKEIADYLHVSHNTASEHVKRNIDKGYVYKNRDIHDERKVILHLTEAGKDLLKRNSSLDEEKVSAILREMTASEKQLIQQAFQLLSEHAKHV from the coding sequence ATGAAAGTAGAGGAGTTAAACAGCTATTGGACGTCTATTTATTATCATTTGCACTATACGCATCAAGAGAAAATTACACACCAAACAATACGTCTTTTACAGCATATAGATAAATCATCTTCAGTTGGAATAAAAGAAATTGCGGATTATTTACACGTTTCACATAATACAGCATCTGAACATGTAAAGAGAAATATTGATAAAGGGTATGTATATAAAAATAGAGATATACATGATGAAAGAAAAGTAATTCTGCATTTAACAGAAGCAGGAAAAGACCTATTAAAACGGAATTCAAGCTTGGATGAAGAAAAAGTATCAGCTATTTTACGTGAAATGACAGCATCTGAAAAACAGCTGATTCAACAGGCTTTTCAGTTATTGAGCGAGCATGCAAAACATGTATAG
- the pssA gene encoding CDP-diacylglycerol--serine O-phosphatidyltransferase: MILRLLKWVPNLFTIGNLLSGVFSIAFNMNSYERLAALFIFLAAFFDLFDGKIARKLKVNSEFGVELDSLADIISFGVAPAMLFHTLSPHSWLTVLAFMIYPSMGALRLAKFSANPTIGYFIGLPIPFPALIIALLGMFYYVNPYLMIILAILMVSPIRVMKI; this comes from the coding sequence TTGATTCTTCGACTGTTAAAATGGGTTCCGAATCTATTTACGATTGGAAATTTGCTAAGCGGCGTATTTTCCATAGCCTTTAATATGAATAGCTACGAACGCTTAGCTGCTCTTTTTATTTTTCTAGCCGCTTTTTTCGATTTATTTGACGGCAAAATTGCGAGAAAGCTGAAAGTTAACAGTGAGTTTGGTGTAGAGCTAGATTCTTTGGCTGATATTATAAGCTTTGGCGTAGCGCCTGCAATGCTATTTCATACTCTTTCTCCCCACTCTTGGCTAACCGTACTCGCTTTTATGATTTATCCAAGCATGGGCGCATTAAGATTAGCTAAATTTAGTGCAAATCCAACCATAGGTTATTTTATAGGGCTTCCTATTCCTTTTCCAGCTCTAATTATCGCACTGCTTGGCATGTTTTATTACGTAAACCCTTACCTTATGATTATTTTAGCTATTTTGATGGTTAGCCCTATTCGAGTAATGAAAATTTAG
- a CDS encoding TrmB family transcriptional regulator, protein MLQKFGFSQYESQVYEALLANDGPLDASSIVTYSHVPKAKIYEVLNRLIDKGIVVNTLSGKKKLYSAVALQTVIQKLTADFENDINELKTYKIKKTFTDDHVWSLKDKSSISAHIEQLIHEAESSIILSAWNDELEHYRLLLEEKEKQGVNVEVLTIGNLQTALKHLHTLNPIDDHKNLEPSQLIIVDDAYLLFAGIEHDTWKAIKTMSQPLVKVFADFFYHDVALTHITKKYQEQLLQDSEIMELLTRLRY, encoded by the coding sequence ATGCTGCAAAAATTTGGTTTTTCTCAGTATGAAAGTCAAGTATATGAAGCGCTGCTTGCGAATGATGGCCCGCTGGATGCTAGTTCGATTGTTACGTATTCGCATGTTCCAAAAGCAAAAATTTATGAAGTGCTTAATCGTTTAATTGATAAAGGCATTGTAGTAAATACATTGTCCGGGAAAAAGAAACTTTATTCAGCGGTAGCCCTTCAAACCGTCATTCAAAAACTTACTGCTGATTTTGAAAATGACATTAATGAATTAAAAACATATAAAATAAAAAAAACGTTTACAGACGATCATGTTTGGAGTTTAAAAGATAAATCCTCTATTTCTGCTCACATTGAACAATTGATTCATGAAGCGGAATCTTCTATTATTTTATCCGCTTGGAATGATGAGTTGGAACATTACCGCTTATTGCTAGAAGAAAAAGAGAAACAAGGCGTAAACGTCGAGGTCTTAACCATAGGAAACTTGCAGACTGCCCTCAAACATTTACATACATTAAATCCAATAGATGATCATAAAAACCTTGAGCCGTCGCAGTTGATTATTGTTGACGATGCTTACCTTTTATTTGCCGGCATTGAACATGACACATGGAAAGCAATAAAAACCATGTCGCAGCCGCTTGTAAAAGTTTTTGCTGATTTCTTTTATCATGACGTCGCACTTACCCATATTACAAAGAAATATCAAGAGCAGCTTCTTCAAGATTCTGAGATCATGGAGCTGCTTACTCGACTGCGATATTAA
- a CDS encoding MFS transporter — MNKKVYILAIASFVVGTVELILGGILDLIADAFHVSLAKAGYLISIYSFVYALSAPILLNVTAKIERKKVYMWTLFIFLLSNVFSAYSSGYYMLLIGRILAAASGSFIIVLSTTMASRMVKSEYQGRAIGVVFMGISGSLVLGIPLGILIGNALGWRQVFVMIAILTAIIMITVWFTMERLAPAPIVPLKTQVKALRNKKMLAIHLATLFVLAGHLTLYAYFTPFLQETLGLNTTMVTIIYGIFGLAAVAGGGLGGAVSDRWNPSSSVITMVALFFVSMIAMPFGVHLPFVVFLLLMIIWSALSWAVSPAQSNLIIHSARDTSDILISTNAAISHVGIAIGSYVGGIVVNQYSVIYNGWVGSIFVLLGLFCSLYAVTRTESTADTLHSK, encoded by the coding sequence ATGAATAAAAAAGTTTACATACTTGCGATTGCTTCCTTTGTTGTTGGAACGGTCGAATTAATTCTAGGAGGCATCTTAGACTTAATTGCCGATGCATTTCATGTATCATTAGCAAAAGCAGGTTATTTAATCTCTATTTATTCGTTTGTTTATGCCTTGTCTGCGCCGATTTTACTAAATGTGACGGCTAAGATAGAGCGTAAAAAAGTTTATATGTGGACATTATTTATTTTCTTATTGAGCAATGTATTTTCAGCCTACAGTTCGGGCTATTATATGCTACTGATTGGACGTATTCTTGCTGCCGCGAGCGGTTCTTTTATCATTGTATTATCTACCACAATGGCTTCTAGAATGGTAAAATCTGAATATCAAGGCAGAGCAATTGGGGTTGTGTTTATGGGGATTAGCGGCTCACTTGTTTTAGGCATTCCTCTTGGTATTTTGATTGGAAATGCGCTTGGCTGGCGTCAAGTATTTGTTATGATTGCAATTTTGACTGCCATTATTATGATTACCGTTTGGTTTACAATGGAGCGTCTAGCTCCTGCTCCAATTGTACCGTTAAAAACTCAGGTAAAAGCTTTACGCAATAAAAAAATGCTCGCTATTCACCTAGCAACATTATTTGTACTTGCGGGGCACTTAACGCTTTATGCGTACTTCACACCATTTTTACAAGAAACGCTAGGATTAAATACAACGATGGTGACCATTATTTATGGTATTTTCGGTCTTGCTGCAGTGGCAGGAGGAGGACTTGGAGGAGCTGTTTCTGATAGATGGAACCCTTCTTCCTCTGTTATCACCATGGTTGCTCTCTTTTTTGTTAGCATGATTGCTATGCCTTTTGGCGTTCATTTGCCATTTGTTGTTTTCTTGCTTCTTATGATTATTTGGAGTGCGCTCAGCTGGGCGGTCTCACCGGCTCAAAGCAATTTAATTATTCATAGTGCACGCGACACGTCGGACATTTTAATCAGCACCAATGCAGCGATTTCACACGTAGGAATTGCGATCGGCTCCTATGTTGGAGGAATTGTCGTTAATCAATACTCTGTTATTTATAACGGCTGGGTCGGTTCTATTTTTGTTTTGCTTGGTCTTTTCTGCTCTCTTTATGCGGTAACACGAACAGAAAGCACAGCAGATACGCTTCACAGTAAATAA
- a CDS encoding DUF523 domain-containing protein produces the protein MILVSSCLAGQACRYNGSSALVKEIEALIKNKEAVMMCPELLGGFHTPREPAEIIKGTGMDVINGNARVIELSGKDVTDIYIDGAYKALSIAREIKATVIVLKENSPSCGSEHIYNGAFSNVKIASEGVTTALLRKHGFIVMSESQFVAELHGDQS, from the coding sequence GTGATTTTGGTTAGTTCCTGTTTAGCAGGTCAAGCTTGCAGATATAATGGAAGCAGTGCCTTAGTTAAGGAAATTGAAGCGCTCATTAAAAATAAAGAAGCGGTGATGATGTGTCCGGAACTGTTAGGTGGATTTCACACGCCTAGAGAACCGGCAGAAATTATAAAAGGAACGGGAATGGACGTAATAAACGGAAATGCGCGAGTTATTGAACTATCGGGAAAAGACGTGACAGATATATACATAGACGGGGCCTATAAGGCACTGAGCATCGCAAGAGAGATAAAAGCTACTGTTATTGTACTAAAAGAAAACAGCCCTTCATGTGGAAGTGAACATATATATAACGGAGCATTTTCAAATGTTAAAATAGCCAGTGAAGGGGTAACGACTGCGTTGTTAAGAAAGCATGGTTTTATCGTTATGTCCGAATCTCAATTTGTAGCTGAACTGCATGGAGACCAATCATAA
- a CDS encoding Asp23/Gls24 family envelope stress response protein: MAVNETNTAVKSQENTHQNTLTFEDQVIKKIAGIAANEIKGILSMSGGFMSGLTDRFRSTEDITKGINAEVGEKQVALDLKVIVEYRKNVPAIFSETVNNVKKSVHDMTGLEVVEVNMHVEDVMTRSEFEAKTDRDKEQESKRDLE, translated from the coding sequence ATGGCAGTTAATGAAACAAATACAGCAGTAAAATCTCAGGAAAACACACATCAAAATACGTTAACATTTGAAGATCAAGTCATTAAAAAAATTGCTGGAATTGCAGCTAATGAAATTAAAGGGATTTTATCAATGAGCGGCGGATTTATGAGCGGGTTAACAGATCGCTTCCGCAGCACTGAAGATATCACAAAAGGGATTAACGCTGAAGTAGGAGAAAAGCAAGTTGCCCTTGATTTAAAAGTAATTGTCGAATACAGAAAAAATGTTCCAGCCATTTTCTCTGAAACTGTTAATAACGTAAAAAAATCAGTTCACGATATGACTGGATTAGAAGTAGTAGAAGTAAATATGCATGTAGAGGACGTAATGACTCGCTCTGAATTTGAAGCGAAAACGGATCGAGACAAAGAGCAGGAGTCAAAGCGTGATCTTGAATAA
- a CDS encoding DUF2273 domain-containing protein, producing the protein MGTPDKLIPYRGRVLGILAGLVLAILLLTIGFGPTLLIVAFMGIGYVIGKWRDGHLDINAWVEFFTRGR; encoded by the coding sequence ATGGGTACTCCAGATAAATTGATTCCATACCGTGGCCGAGTACTTGGTATTCTGGCAGGTTTAGTGTTGGCAATTTTGCTATTAACAATTGGTTTTGGTCCCACGCTGCTAATCGTAGCTTTTATGGGAATTGGTTATGTAATTGGGAAGTGGCGAGACGGTCATTTAGACATAAATGCTTGGGTAGAATTCTTTACTAGAGGAAGATAG
- the amaP gene encoding alkaline shock response membrane anchor protein AmaP has product MNNFNRFLIAIIGIAGLICSGMLALMVYRVPHLSNWLEKWQHQEWFYYTILSISAFLAVIFIIFLLTGIFSRPPKKNLAIVTGEGKITISKATIESTALRAIRSFQGIRSPEVQASIHSRKEKVSLYINCSLFGRDGLPTLGKEMQLETKRAVEALLELPVHSVRIDLTDTQTRKKERVV; this is encoded by the coding sequence TTGAATAATTTTAATCGGTTTTTAATCGCAATTATTGGAATTGCAGGACTGATTTGTTCCGGTATGTTAGCACTGATGGTTTATAGGGTTCCTCACCTTTCAAACTGGTTAGAAAAGTGGCAGCATCAGGAGTGGTTTTACTACACAATTTTGTCAATAAGCGCATTTTTAGCTGTTATTTTTATTATTTTTCTTTTAACAGGCATATTTAGCAGACCGCCTAAAAAGAATTTAGCAATTGTAACTGGTGAAGGCAAAATAACAATTTCTAAAGCAACGATCGAATCTACAGCTTTACGAGCAATTAGAAGCTTTCAGGGAATACGCTCTCCTGAAGTCCAGGCATCTATTCATTCTCGCAAAGAAAAAGTTAGTCTGTATATCAACTGTTCGTTGTTTGGACGAGATGGACTACCAACACTAGGAAAAGAGATGCAGCTTGAAACAAAACGCGCCGTGGAGGCCTTACTCGAGCTTCCCGTTCACTCCGTCCGTATTGACTTAACAGATACACAAACACGAAAGAAAGAGCGTGTTGTGTGA
- a CDS encoding YihY/virulence factor BrkB family protein, with the protein MIQTSKTVAARFFTERFFDQAAQTAYYFLLSFVPFIIFLFSLLSFFPIDTNNLLIFIEPFTPKSAYDVIERSIETVNNSGKKVLSFSLLATFWLASMAIQSLVRSLNDAYHIQRKQTFLRGLINDLILTFGFMVVVAISLFVPIIEEVIRHLVLTKVHVPDIWFQSWTTIRWGIGTLFLLGFFILFYKLMPSARVTWKDVLPGAVFSTLGWQVVSTGFGYYVQFGSYSQIYGQLGSIIILMVWFYLTAAILLIGGLINGNKFIKAHKTTYRGAEND; encoded by the coding sequence ATGATTCAAACATCTAAGACCGTTGCCGCTCGTTTTTTTACGGAGCGTTTCTTTGATCAGGCTGCTCAAACAGCCTACTATTTTTTGTTATCTTTTGTACCGTTTATTATCTTTCTTTTTTCTCTGCTGAGTTTCTTTCCAATTGATACAAACAATTTGCTGATATTTATTGAACCATTTACGCCTAAAAGTGCCTACGACGTAATTGAACGGTCAATTGAAACAGTTAACAATAGCGGGAAAAAAGTTTTATCTTTTAGTTTATTGGCGACTTTTTGGCTCGCATCTATGGCTATACAATCTTTGGTTCGCTCGTTAAATGACGCGTATCATATTCAAAGAAAACAAACGTTTTTGCGCGGTTTAATCAATGATTTAATTTTGACTTTTGGTTTTATGGTTGTGGTAGCTATTTCATTATTTGTACCAATTATTGAAGAGGTCATTCGCCATTTGGTACTAACAAAAGTCCATGTTCCTGATATATGGTTTCAAAGCTGGACGACAATTAGATGGGGAATTGGGACATTATTTTTATTAGGCTTTTTCATTCTTTTTTACAAACTGATGCCAAGTGCAAGAGTAACGTGGAAAGATGTACTTCCAGGAGCTGTTTTCTCCACGCTAGGATGGCAAGTTGTATCTACCGGATTTGGATACTATGTCCAGTTTGGAAGCTACTCACAAATCTATGGTCAGCTTGGAAGTATTATTATTTTAATGGTCTGGTTTTATTTAACGGCCGCTATTTTATTAATTGGCGGTTTAATAAACGGTAATAAGTTCATCAAAGCTCACAAGACAACGTATAGAGGCGCGGAAAATGACTAG
- a CDS encoding YidH family protein: MTKKENESIHIQQHLANERTYLAWIRTSIATLGIGFVAGGLHFNSGKKLSEAADTLIIAVIIFSLAASAGLLLFSTYHYFSTRKKINSQTYQSSHALVIFVSMIMLMLIGALMFYFFNIA, encoded by the coding sequence ATGACTAAAAAAGAAAATGAATCCATTCATATTCAGCAGCATTTAGCGAATGAACGAACGTATTTAGCGTGGATTCGAACGTCTATTGCCACACTCGGCATTGGCTTTGTTGCAGGCGGCCTACATTTCAATTCCGGAAAAAAATTAAGTGAAGCAGCCGATACTCTTATTATTGCTGTTATCATCTTTTCTTTAGCTGCAAGTGCAGGTTTGCTTCTCTTCTCAACCTATCATTATTTTTCAACCCGCAAAAAAATTAACAGCCAAACGTATCAATCTTCTCACGCTTTGGTTATTTTTGTTTCAATGATTATGCTGATGCTGATCGGCGCTCTTATGTTTTACTTTTTTAACATAGCGTAA